Proteins encoded within one genomic window of Guyparkeria hydrothermalis:
- the trxA gene encoding thioredoxin: protein MSESAHVFSVTAQEFHDKVVEASHETPVLVDFWAEWCGPCQQLMPLLSQIVEDMGGQVKLAKVDTEAEQELAQQIGVRSLPTVMMFVGGRPVDQFQGALPEGQIREFIARHVLSEIDKLRREAQQVRAAGAIEQAMDLLKQANQQEPGNVEVLLDLADLIAAEGDFDQAWQILEALPMDAAARDDVRELKARIGMARSAHSGPPEDELRSRIEADPKDMEAREALAAKLALRNDHEEALEQYYQMMLHDRSYNDDAGRRGMIDLFELLGAEHPLTRRFRRKMFGLLH, encoded by the coding sequence ATGAGCGAGAGCGCACACGTCTTTTCCGTCACTGCCCAGGAATTCCACGACAAGGTGGTCGAGGCCTCCCACGAAACACCGGTTCTGGTGGATTTCTGGGCGGAGTGGTGTGGCCCCTGCCAGCAGCTGATGCCGCTGCTCTCGCAAATCGTCGAGGACATGGGTGGCCAGGTAAAGCTCGCCAAGGTCGACACGGAGGCCGAGCAGGAGCTCGCCCAGCAGATCGGCGTGCGCAGCCTGCCCACCGTGATGATGTTCGTCGGTGGCCGCCCGGTCGACCAGTTCCAGGGCGCCCTGCCCGAGGGGCAGATTCGCGAGTTCATCGCCCGCCACGTGCTGTCCGAAATCGACAAGCTGCGCCGCGAGGCCCAGCAGGTGCGCGCCGCGGGCGCCATCGAGCAGGCGATGGATCTGCTCAAGCAGGCCAACCAGCAGGAGCCCGGCAATGTCGAGGTGCTGCTGGACCTGGCCGACCTGATTGCCGCCGAGGGCGACTTCGACCAGGCCTGGCAGATCCTCGAGGCCCTGCCGATGGACGCCGCGGCACGTGACGATGTGCGCGAGCTCAAGGCGCGTATCGGCATGGCGCGCTCGGCCCATTCCGGTCCGCCGGAGGACGAGCTGCGCTCGCGGATCGAGGCCGATCCGAAGGACATGGAGGCACGCGAGGCACTCGCCGCCAAGCTCGCCTTGCGCAACGACCACGAGGAGGCGCTCGAGCAGTACTATCAGATGATGCTGCACGACCGTTCCTACAACGACGACGCCGGCCGCCGCGGCATGATCGACCTGTTCGAGCTGCTCGGTGCCGAGCACCCCCTCACCCGCCGGTTCCGGCGCAAGATGTTCGGCCTGCTGCACTGA
- a CDS encoding cation diffusion facilitator family transporter has product MHEHHAPDELIDHAGRALGIGIALNLGFVMIEAVAGILGQSMALLADAAHNLGDVLGLVLAWGANRLSRRLADRQFSYGLGSSTVLAALINGITLILASLWILWEAGMRLLDPPTVDGMLVIAVALAGVLVNAGTAWLLMAQQKHDLNLRGAFLHMAADAAVSVAVALSGLLILLTGLTWIDPALSILVSLVILIPALELSRRALQLILHGVPAGVDLDEVDRYLSDLPGVSDHHHLHVWALSTRETALSVHLVMPEPPMDGDRFLRDLQEALDERFDIRHATVQIERGTFPCPIDG; this is encoded by the coding sequence ATGCACGAGCACCACGCCCCCGATGAGCTGATCGATCACGCCGGCCGCGCGCTGGGCATCGGCATCGCGCTCAATCTGGGCTTCGTGATGATCGAGGCGGTGGCCGGCATTCTCGGGCAGTCGATGGCCCTGCTGGCCGACGCGGCCCACAACCTCGGCGACGTGCTCGGGCTGGTGCTGGCCTGGGGCGCCAACCGGCTGAGCCGGCGCCTGGCCGACCGGCAATTCAGCTACGGGCTGGGCAGCAGCACCGTGCTGGCCGCCCTGATCAACGGCATCACCCTGATCCTCGCCTCGCTGTGGATCCTGTGGGAGGCCGGCATGCGCCTGCTCGACCCGCCGACGGTCGACGGCATGCTGGTGATTGCCGTCGCGCTGGCCGGCGTCCTCGTCAACGCGGGGACTGCGTGGTTGCTGATGGCGCAGCAGAAGCACGACCTCAACCTGCGAGGCGCCTTCCTGCACATGGCCGCCGACGCCGCGGTCTCGGTGGCCGTCGCGCTCTCCGGCCTACTGATCCTGCTGACCGGCCTCACCTGGATCGACCCCGCACTCAGCATCCTCGTCAGCCTGGTGATCCTGATCCCGGCCCTCGAACTGAGTCGCCGCGCCCTGCAACTGATCCTGCATGGCGTACCGGCCGGTGTCGATCTCGACGAGGTCGATCGCTACCTCAGTGACCTGCCCGGCGTGAGCGACCATCACCACCTGCACGTCTGGGCGCTGTCCACCCGCGAGACGGCGCTTAGCGTCCATCTGGTAATGCCCGAACCACCGATGGATGGCGACCGTTTCCTGCGTGACCTGCAGGAGGCACTCGACGAACGCTTCGACATCCGGCACGCCACGGTACAGATCGAGCGCGGCACCTTCCCATGCCCGATCGACGGCTGA
- a CDS encoding GlcG/HbpS family heme-binding protein: protein MYPLALMLVCLLTASVGRAESNADGAGDVVTAERIGMGLAADIAEEAVAACAGQGYAVTAVVVDPSGDPQVMMRATHAPRFTRQIAADKARAVILSGIDSGAFRANRGDIRQEMNHVDGVLMLDGAVLIESAGSTIGALGVSGAPGGDKDAACARQALDAFFERLQLR from the coding sequence ATGTACCCGTTGGCGCTGATGCTGGTCTGTCTGCTCACGGCATCGGTTGGTCGCGCCGAGAGCAATGCTGACGGCGCCGGCGATGTGGTGACGGCCGAGCGCATCGGCATGGGGCTGGCCGCGGACATCGCGGAGGAGGCGGTGGCGGCCTGTGCCGGGCAGGGCTACGCGGTCACCGCGGTGGTGGTCGACCCGTCGGGTGACCCGCAGGTGATGATGCGCGCGACGCATGCGCCGCGCTTCACTCGCCAGATTGCCGCCGACAAGGCCCGCGCGGTGATTCTCTCGGGCATCGACTCGGGCGCGTTTCGCGCCAATCGTGGTGACATTCGCCAGGAGATGAACCACGTCGACGGGGTGCTGATGCTCGACGGGGCGGTGCTGATCGAGTCGGCCGGCTCGACCATCGGGGCGCTGGGGGTAAGTGGTGCGCCGGGCGGCGACAAGGATGCCGCCTGTGCTCGTCAGGCACTCGATGCCTTTTTCGAGCGCCTGCAGTTGCGCTGA
- a CDS encoding DUF294 nucleotidyltransferase-like domain-containing protein, translated as MGDAQRNDADSRNPIEALRQIAPFDHIEPELLERVIPEARIRPLERGEVLLEPGMGAPDTFYVLLAGRVDGLAGGSDGQPVWSLGRGDAFPLGALMEQRPVSTIQRVAAPGEAVAIPVDAFRRLREQSEAFDDFCTRRIGHLLARGPVGEEDTAGLGGSGALLDPTTPIRSRLEGEPLRLDGDTPLDQAARALEGHGGEAIIVRLGSGWGIVTLRDLAFRGLTHKEGHDRSLAEIATRDPVSIDADTSLLEAAVSLAEHGFHHLLVTDSAGNEPLGVLDEGDLYRVNAMTPGLMHQRIRRAGDIESLAVIRREVPGIVGALLESGSGFAPISRIVSGINDAITRRVIALTFEDAPLPPELEWCWLTFGSEARSEQTLATDQDNGLVFAGPLDEQSARDLLLPLARRVNEALDQLGYPLCPGNIMAGNPELCLSFEEWSRRFRGWIDQGTPEHLLKATIFFDARGLAGSEALFDRWAEAWREPARKNSRFRRQLAANAMRNQPPLTLFGGFRTRERQGQRGIDIKTDGATPFVDAARIEALAEGSPATRTDQRLALVPERALPAEDLAAAYDFIQRLRLRHQHAQIVRGEDPDNLIDPDELDGLTQRLLKESFRIARKLQRHLAIAYQL; from the coding sequence ATGGGTGACGCCCAGCGAAACGATGCCGATAGCCGCAACCCGATCGAGGCCCTGCGGCAGATCGCTCCCTTCGACCACATCGAGCCCGAGTTGCTCGAACGGGTGATCCCGGAAGCCCGTATCCGGCCGCTCGAGCGCGGCGAGGTGCTGCTCGAGCCAGGCATGGGGGCACCCGACACCTTCTATGTGCTGCTTGCCGGGCGCGTCGATGGCCTGGCCGGCGGCTCGGACGGACAGCCGGTCTGGTCACTGGGTCGCGGCGATGCCTTCCCCCTGGGCGCCCTGATGGAGCAGCGCCCGGTCAGCACGATCCAGCGCGTTGCCGCTCCCGGCGAGGCGGTGGCGATACCGGTCGATGCCTTCCGGCGCTTGCGGGAACAAAGCGAGGCCTTCGACGATTTCTGCACCCGCCGCATCGGCCACCTGCTCGCGCGCGGCCCGGTGGGCGAGGAAGACACCGCCGGTCTGGGCGGCTCCGGGGCGCTGCTCGACCCCACCACGCCCATCCGCTCACGCCTGGAAGGCGAGCCTCTGCGACTGGACGGCGACACGCCGCTCGACCAGGCGGCTCGCGCTCTGGAAGGCCACGGCGGCGAGGCGATCATCGTGCGCCTCGGTTCGGGCTGGGGCATCGTCACCCTGCGTGATCTGGCCTTCCGTGGCCTGACTCATAAGGAAGGCCACGATCGCTCGCTAGCGGAGATCGCGACGCGCGATCCGGTCAGCATCGATGCCGACACCTCGCTGCTGGAGGCAGCCGTCAGCCTCGCCGAACACGGCTTTCATCACCTGCTGGTCACCGACTCGGCCGGCAATGAACCGCTTGGAGTGCTCGACGAAGGTGACCTGTACCGGGTCAACGCCATGACACCGGGCCTGATGCATCAGCGCATCCGGCGTGCAGGGGACATCGAGTCGCTTGCCGTCATCCGCCGCGAGGTGCCCGGCATCGTCGGCGCACTGCTGGAATCCGGCTCGGGGTTCGCCCCCATCAGCCGGATCGTGTCGGGCATCAATGACGCCATTACCCGGCGGGTGATCGCGCTTACCTTCGAGGATGCGCCCCTGCCACCGGAACTGGAGTGGTGTTGGCTGACGTTCGGCAGCGAGGCCCGGTCCGAGCAGACCCTGGCAACGGATCAGGACAACGGCCTGGTGTTTGCCGGACCGCTGGACGAACAATCCGCTCGCGACCTGCTTCTGCCGTTGGCCCGGCGCGTGAACGAGGCACTCGACCAGCTGGGCTACCCGCTCTGCCCGGGCAACATCATGGCCGGCAACCCGGAACTTTGCCTGTCGTTCGAGGAGTGGAGCCGACGCTTCCGCGGCTGGATCGACCAGGGCACCCCCGAACACCTGCTCAAAGCCACCATCTTCTTCGACGCCCGCGGCCTCGCCGGCAGCGAGGCGCTTTTCGACCGCTGGGCCGAAGCCTGGCGGGAACCGGCCCGCAAGAACAGTCGCTTCCGCCGCCAGCTCGCTGCCAACGCCATGCGCAACCAGCCACCGCTGACCCTGTTCGGCGGCTTTCGTACGCGCGAACGTCAGGGACAGCGAGGCATCGACATCAAGACCGACGGCGCCACGCCGTTCGTCGACGCCGCTCGCATCGAGGCACTCGCCGAAGGTTCGCCGGCCACGCGCACCGACCAGCGGCTGGCGCTGGTGCCCGAGCGCGCCCTGCCAGCCGAGGATCTGGCCGCCGCCTACGATTTCATCCAGCGACTACGGCTGCGCCACCAGCACGCTCAGATCGTGCGCGGCGAGGACCCCGACAACCTGATCGACCCGGACGAGCTCGACGGCCTGACCCAGCGCCTTCTCAAGGAATCGTTTCGCATCGCCCGCAAACTTCAGCGCCATCTGGCCATTGCCTACCAGCTGTAA
- a CDS encoding DUF4212 domain-containing protein: MEHSSNRADYWRANLKVLFGCLVVWFLVSYVFGILLVDTLNQISLGGYPLGFWFAQQGSIFTFVVLIFFYAWRMNAIDKKFGVAED; this comes from the coding sequence ATGGAGCACTCATCCAATCGCGCCGACTACTGGCGCGCCAACCTGAAGGTACTGTTCGGCTGCCTGGTCGTCTGGTTCCTGGTGTCCTACGTATTCGGCATCCTGCTGGTCGATACGCTCAACCAGATCTCGCTGGGCGGTTACCCGCTGGGCTTCTGGTTCGCGCAACAGGGCTCGATCTTCACCTTCGTGGTGCTGATCTTCTTCTACGCCTGGCGCATGAATGCCATCGATAAAAAATTCGGCGTCGCCGAAGACTAA
- a CDS encoding sodium:solute symporter family protein has protein sequence MDLQTLIYLVVGATFVLYFILAIVARAGTTSEFYVAGKGINPVLNGMATAADWMSAASFISMAGLIAFNGYSASAYLMGWTGGYVLLAMLLAPYLRKFGKFTVPEFIGDRFYSKTARVIAVIALLVISLTYVIGQMKGVGVAFSRFLETSVEVGLFAGMGIVFVYAVLGGMKGITYTQIAQYVIMIFAYTVPAIFISLQLTGHFLPQIGTGAELTDGSNQYLLQKLDMILVDLGFAEYTGTPDLMNTFLLTLALMIGTAGLPHVLVRFFTVPRVRDARKSAGWTLLFIAILYTTAPAVGAMAIWNTLKTVQPGAIGAEEGNLLYAERPEWFKNWETTGLLQFEDKNGDGRIQYYNDKNEEFAAMAEAQYGWEGNELYVDRDIMVLANPEIAKLPNWVIALIAAGGIAAALSTAAGLLLAISSAISHDLLKGVIKPDISEKGELMAGRISMTVAIVIAGYLGLNPPGFAAQVVALAFGLAASSLFPALMMGIFSKRMNKQGAIAGMLAGLTITLLYIFWYKGWFFIPGTNMLPDNADNWMLGINPTSFGAIGAAVNFIVAILVAKMTTPPPAEIQELVEDVRVPRAS, from the coding sequence ATGGATCTTCAGACACTGATTTACCTGGTGGTTGGCGCCACCTTCGTGTTGTATTTCATCCTCGCGATCGTGGCGCGTGCCGGCACGACCAGCGAGTTCTACGTTGCCGGCAAGGGGATCAACCCGGTTCTCAACGGCATGGCCACCGCCGCCGACTGGATGTCCGCCGCGTCGTTCATCTCGATGGCGGGCCTGATCGCCTTCAACGGCTACTCGGCCTCCGCCTACCTGATGGGCTGGACCGGCGGCTACGTACTGCTGGCGATGCTGCTGGCGCCGTACCTGCGCAAGTTCGGCAAGTTCACGGTGCCGGAATTCATCGGTGACCGCTTCTACTCTAAGACCGCGCGCGTCATCGCCGTCATCGCCCTGCTGGTGATCTCGCTGACCTACGTCATCGGTCAGATGAAGGGCGTGGGCGTCGCCTTCTCCCGCTTCCTCGAGACCTCGGTCGAGGTCGGCCTGTTCGCGGGCATGGGCATCGTGTTCGTCTACGCGGTACTCGGCGGCATGAAGGGCATCACCTACACGCAGATCGCGCAGTACGTGATCATGATTTTCGCCTACACCGTCCCGGCGATCTTCATCTCGCTGCAGCTGACCGGCCACTTCCTGCCGCAGATCGGCACCGGCGCAGAGCTGACCGACGGCTCGAACCAGTACCTGCTGCAGAAGCTGGACATGATCCTGGTCGACCTCGGTTTCGCCGAGTACACCGGCACGCCGGACCTGATGAACACCTTCCTGCTGACCCTGGCGCTGATGATCGGTACCGCCGGTCTGCCGCACGTGCTGGTGCGCTTCTTCACCGTGCCGCGCGTCCGTGACGCCCGCAAATCGGCCGGCTGGACCCTGCTGTTCATCGCCATCCTCTACACCACCGCCCCGGCCGTTGGCGCCATGGCGATCTGGAACACCCTGAAGACCGTCCAGCCGGGCGCGATCGGGGCCGAGGAAGGCAACCTGCTGTACGCCGAGCGTCCGGAGTGGTTCAAGAACTGGGAGACCACCGGTCTGCTGCAGTTCGAGGACAAGAACGGCGACGGCCGCATCCAGTACTACAACGACAAGAACGAAGAGTTCGCGGCTATGGCCGAAGCCCAGTACGGCTGGGAAGGCAACGAGCTGTACGTCGACCGCGACATCATGGTGCTGGCCAACCCGGAGATCGCGAAGCTGCCCAACTGGGTAATCGCGCTGATCGCCGCCGGTGGTATCGCCGCCGCGCTGTCGACCGCAGCGGGCCTGCTGCTGGCGATCTCGTCGGCCATCTCGCATGACTTGCTCAAGGGCGTGATCAAGCCGGACATCTCCGAGAAGGGCGAGCTGATGGCCGGCCGGATCTCGATGACCGTAGCAATCGTCATCGCCGGTTACCTCGGTCTCAACCCGCCGGGCTTCGCCGCCCAGGTGGTGGCACTGGCCTTCGGTCTCGCGGCGAGCTCCCTGTTCCCGGCGCTGATGATGGGGATCTTCTCCAAGCGCATGAACAAGCAGGGCGCCATCGCGGGCATGCTGGCCGGTCTGACCATCACCCTGCTGTACATCTTCTGGTACAAGGGCTGGTTCTTCATCCCGGGCACCAACATGTTGCCGGACAACGCCGACAACTGGATGCTGGGCATCAACCCGACCTCCTTCGGTGCCATCGGTGCTGCGGTGAACTTCATCGTCGCGATTCTGGTCGCGAAGATGACCACCCCGCCGCCGGCGGAGATCCAGGAGCTGGTCGAGGACGTCCGCGTCCCGCGCGCCAGCTGA
- a CDS encoding leucyl aminopeptidase, with the protein MLEFSVKSGAPEKQRTACLIVGVFESRRLSDAAETIDRVSDGFITAITRRGDMDGELGDTLLLHGVPNIQADRVMLVGLGKERELDTRGLVKATRAAVEALHHRGTAECVSHLSEIDVRGSSMEHVLRQSIVAIDDALYRFDELKTDRELGPRRPLRKVTFILPTRRELMEAERYVREATAISNGMRMAKNLANMPGNLLTPTTMAEHARKMTETHLHLSVEVLDQSRMESLGMNALLSVAKGSSEPPKMIVMEHMGADSDTPPIVLVGKGVTFDSGGISLKPGPDMDQMKFDMGGAAATIGVMSAVAEMQLPINVVGIVPTVENMPGGAALKPGDVIRSMSGQTIEVLNTDAEGRLILCDALTYAAGYKPAAIVDIATLTGACIVALGRHPSGLLSNHDALARELLRAGDTANDRAWQLPLWDEYQDQLKSNFADMANIGGREGGTITAAAFLSRFVREHHWAHLDIAGTAWKTGEAKGATGRPVPLLTEFLMNRARQQQEGNNNG; encoded by the coding sequence GTGCTCGAATTCTCGGTAAAGAGTGGCGCTCCGGAGAAACAGCGTACTGCCTGCCTAATCGTCGGCGTATTCGAGTCCCGGCGGCTTTCGGATGCGGCCGAGACCATCGACCGCGTCAGCGACGGGTTCATCACGGCGATCACACGGCGCGGGGACATGGACGGCGAACTGGGTGACACCCTGTTGCTGCATGGCGTGCCCAACATCCAGGCCGACCGGGTCATGCTGGTGGGCCTGGGCAAGGAACGCGAGCTGGATACGCGTGGGCTGGTCAAGGCGACGCGCGCGGCTGTCGAGGCCCTACACCATCGGGGCACGGCCGAATGCGTCAGCCACCTCTCCGAAATCGACGTACGCGGCAGCAGCATGGAGCACGTCCTGCGGCAGAGCATCGTCGCGATCGACGATGCGCTATACCGCTTCGACGAACTGAAGACCGACCGTGAGCTCGGTCCGCGTCGACCTCTTCGCAAGGTCACCTTCATCCTGCCGACGCGTCGCGAACTGATGGAAGCCGAGCGTTACGTGCGCGAGGCCACCGCGATCAGCAACGGCATGCGTATGGCGAAGAACCTCGCCAACATGCCGGGCAACCTGCTCACGCCCACCACCATGGCCGAGCATGCGCGCAAGATGACCGAGACCCACCTGCACCTCTCTGTCGAAGTGCTGGACCAGTCGCGCATGGAATCGCTGGGGATGAATGCCCTGCTCTCGGTGGCCAAAGGCAGCAGCGAGCCGCCGAAGATGATCGTGATGGAGCACATGGGCGCGGACAGCGACACCCCGCCGATCGTGCTGGTCGGCAAGGGAGTCACCTTCGATTCCGGCGGCATCTCGCTCAAGCCGGGACCGGACATGGACCAGATGAAGTTCGACATGGGCGGCGCGGCGGCCACCATCGGCGTGATGTCCGCGGTTGCCGAGATGCAGCTGCCCATCAACGTCGTCGGCATCGTCCCCACCGTGGAGAACATGCCGGGCGGTGCGGCGCTCAAGCCGGGCGACGTGATCCGCAGCATGTCCGGGCAGACCATCGAGGTTCTGAACACCGATGCCGAGGGCCGGCTGATTCTCTGCGACGCGCTGACCTACGCGGCCGGCTACAAGCCGGCAGCCATTGTCGACATCGCCACGCTCACCGGCGCCTGCATCGTCGCCCTGGGCCGTCACCCCAGCGGCCTGCTCTCCAACCACGACGCTCTCGCCCGGGAACTGCTCAGGGCAGGCGACACTGCCAATGACCGCGCCTGGCAGTTGCCGCTGTGGGACGAGTACCAGGACCAGCTGAAGAGCAACTTTGCCGACATGGCCAATATCGGTGGACGCGAAGGGGGAACCATCACCGCAGCCGCCTTCCTTTCACGCTTCGTGCGCGAACATCACTGGGCCCACCTCGACATTGCCGGCACTGCCTGGAAGACCGGCGAGGCGAAGGGCGCCACCGGCCGGCCGGTCCCGTTGCTCACCGAATTCCTGATGAACCGCGCTCGCCAGCAGCAGGAAGGGAACAACAACGGGTGA
- a CDS encoding IS3 family transposase (programmed frameshift) — MTKYSESFRLAVVQHYQQSSEGSTATARRFGIDSGSVRRWSAAYEEHGPEGLRCAGARYSATFKRQVLSTMESEGWSVRHTCAMFKIAASTTVRKWQRDFVQGGMAALESKRSKRRTLMAKHKPHSPPLPERRKATENMTTDELHERLAYLEAENAYPKKAESLGPGKAIRREEKARLITELRPRHALKWLLKAARMARSVYYYWLRASRRPERYADEKRHIAAIFHRHKGRYGYRRITWTLRRQGRPLNHKTVQRLMGQLGLASRIRPKRYRSYRGEEGLAAPNHLRRRFETDRPNHKWVTDVTEFKVRGERVYLSPVLDLYNQEIVAYEIARSPRLPLVMTMLDRALRRLNAGEAPMLHSDQGWQYRMAPYRQTLHRHGIELSMSRRGNCLDNAVMENFFGILKTECFHGQRFSSVESFVAELKRYIHYYNHDRIKDKLKGLSPVEYRTQALVPG; from the exons ATGACCAAGTATTCGGAGTCATTCCGGCTCGCCGTCGTGCAGCACTATCAACAATCATCAGAAGGCAGCACCGCGACGGCAAGGCGGTTCGGTATCGACAGCGGGAGTGTTCGACGATGGTCGGCGGCTTATGAAGAGCATGGGCCGGAAGGCCTTCGCTGCGCAGGTGCCCGCTATTCGGCAACGTTCAAGCGTCAGGTGCTATCCACGATGGAATCGGAAGGGTGGTCCGTGCGGCACACCTGTGCGATGTTCAAGATTGCGGCATCGACCACGGTGCGCAAATGGCAGCGTGACTTTGTCCAGGGTGGGATGGCAGCGCTGGAGTCCAAACGCAGCAAGAGGCGCACTCTCATGGCCAAGCACAAACCTCATTCGCCACCGTTACCCGAACGCCGCAAGGCCACGGAAAACATGACGACGGACGAGCTGCATGAGCGCTTGGCCTATCTTGAGGCGGAGAATGCTTATC CTAAAAAAGCTGAAAGCCTTGGCCCAGGAAAAGCGATCCGCCGAGAAGAAAAGGCGCGACTGATCACCGAACTGAGACCAAGGCACGCCCTCAAGTGGTTGCTCAAGGCAGCCCGAATGGCTCGCAGCGTGTATTACTACTGGCTGAGAGCCTCCCGCCGGCCGGAGCGATATGCCGATGAGAAGCGGCACATCGCCGCCATCTTTCATCGGCACAAGGGGCGTTACGGATACCGCCGTATCACCTGGACCCTACGCCGTCAGGGACGGCCGCTGAACCACAAGACCGTGCAACGCCTGATGGGGCAATTGGGCTTGGCTTCCCGCATTCGCCCGAAACGGTATCGCTCATACCGTGGCGAGGAGGGCCTGGCAGCCCCGAACCATCTCAGGCGTCGCTTCGAGACGGACCGGCCCAACCACAAGTGGGTCACCGACGTGACCGAGTTCAAGGTTCGGGGTGAGCGCGTCTACCTATCGCCGGTTCTGGATCTCTACAACCAGGAGATTGTCGCCTACGAAATCGCACGCAGCCCTCGATTGCCGCTGGTCATGACGATGCTAGACCGGGCCTTGAGGCGCCTGAATGCGGGTGAGGCGCCGATGTTGCACTCCGATCAGGGGTGGCAGTACCGGATGGCCCCTTACCGACAGACGCTACACCGACATGGCATCGAGCTGAGCATGTCCCGAAGGGGCAATTGCCTCGACAACGCCGTCATGGAGAATTTCTTCGGGATTCTGAAGACGGAATGCTTCCATGGGCAGCGGTTCAGTAGCGTCGAGTCGTTCGTCGCCGAGCTCAAGCGCTACATCCACTACTACAACCACGACCGGATCAAGGACAAACTAAAAGGCCTGAGCCCCGTGGAATACAGGACTCAGGCCTTGGTGCCCGGCTAA
- a CDS encoding MarR family winged helix-turn-helix transcriptional regulator — MADLKTEFDICAEDRVPVLLHRVDQLWRQLLDHELAHHGLSQAKWRTMAILSLYPEGLIQSELAEELGIEGPSLVAMVDRLSRDEWVERVQCGTDRRCKIIRLTERALPLIDEIRASAEKLYARTFTEVDVPGVSIQDVERFMIALRDRLYENLPERKRQQRRRNLARAAEQG; from the coding sequence ATGGCCGACTTGAAAACCGAATTCGACATCTGTGCCGAGGACCGCGTGCCGGTGCTGCTGCACCGCGTCGACCAGTTGTGGCGCCAGCTGCTTGATCATGAGCTTGCCCACCACGGCTTGAGTCAGGCCAAGTGGCGGACGATGGCGATTTTGTCGCTGTATCCCGAGGGCCTCATCCAGTCGGAATTGGCCGAGGAGCTGGGTATCGAGGGCCCGTCGCTGGTTGCCATGGTCGATCGCCTGTCACGCGATGAGTGGGTCGAGCGGGTCCAGTGCGGTACCGATCGCCGCTGCAAGATCATCCGTCTGACCGAACGCGCCCTGCCGCTGATCGACGAGATACGTGCCAGTGCCGAGAAGCTCTATGCCCGCACTTTCACCGAGGTGGATGTTCCCGGCGTGAGCATTCAGGATGTGGAGCGCTTCATGATCGCCCTGCGTGATCGGCTCTACGAGAATCTGCCGGAGCGAAAGCGCCAGCAGCGACGCCGTAATTTGGCGCGTGCCGCTGAGCAGGGCTGA
- the rpoS gene encoding RNA polymerase sigma factor RpoS: MAQAIVHDSIPQVEPSKVDELAADPATPATDPRAARRESAPEAAEFARNFNVDDSESPDPVRLYLKDVETERLLTPAEEVDYARRAQAGEEWARQKMIVCNLRLVIKLARRYINRGLDLLDLIEEGNLGLMRAVEKFDPERGFRFSTYATWWIRQTIERALMNQARTVRLPVHVVKEVHSYNRAARRIAQNQNGDVRPEQIAEHLEKPVKDVLKVMSYNERESSFDSPLKGDGEFSLLDMVPDENSQLPEDELQDNGVLQLLDRLIDKLEGKQREVLMRRYGLRGHEPATLEQVGSLLGCTRERVRQIQLEAVRRLKQFAVNEGVTSDVIFSE; encoded by the coding sequence ATGGCACAGGCAATCGTTCACGACAGCATTCCCCAGGTCGAGCCCAGCAAGGTGGACGAGCTGGCTGCCGACCCGGCCACCCCGGCGACCGACCCTCGAGCGGCTCGTCGGGAGAGCGCGCCGGAAGCGGCAGAATTCGCCCGCAACTTCAATGTGGATGACTCGGAATCTCCGGATCCGGTCCGACTTTACCTGAAGGATGTCGAGACCGAACGACTGCTGACACCGGCCGAGGAGGTCGACTACGCTCGCCGCGCCCAGGCCGGTGAAGAGTGGGCACGTCAGAAGATGATCGTCTGCAACCTGCGACTGGTCATCAAGCTTGCCCGCCGTTACATCAATCGTGGCCTCGACCTTCTCGACCTGATCGAGGAGGGCAACCTCGGTCTGATGCGAGCGGTCGAGAAGTTCGACCCCGAGCGTGGTTTCCGCTTCTCGACCTACGCGACCTGGTGGATCCGTCAGACCATCGAACGCGCCCTGATGAACCAGGCGCGGACGGTGCGCCTGCCGGTGCACGTGGTCAAGGAAGTGCATTCCTACAACCGCGCCGCGCGTCGAATCGCGCAGAACCAGAACGGCGACGTGCGCCCCGAGCAGATCGCCGAGCATCTGGAAAAGCCGGTCAAGGACGTACTCAAGGTGATGTCGTACAACGAGCGCGAGTCGTCGTTCGACAGCCCGCTCAAGGGTGACGGCGAGTTCTCGCTGCTGGACATGGTGCCCGACGAGAACAGCCAGCTGCCCGAGGACGAATTGCAGGACAACGGTGTGCTGCAGCTGCTCGACCGGCTGATCGACAAGCTCGAAGGCAAGCAGCGCGAGGTGCTCATGCGCCGCTACGGTCTGCGTGGCCACGAGCCGGCCACCCTCGAGCAGGTGGGCAGCTTGCTCGGTTGTACCCGCGAGCGGGTCCGCCAGATCCAACTCGAGGCGGTGCGCCGCCTCAAGCAGTTTGCCGTCAACGAGGGCGTGACGTCCGACGTCATCTTCAGCGAATGA